The following is a genomic window from Miltoncostaea oceani.
CGTCGTGGTGGTCCACGACCACCCTCCCCCGCCGGGGGCGCCGGGGGATCGGGGACGGCCCGCGCCGGGCTACGGCGACCCCGCAGCGGCGCCCGGGCGTCGCTCCCGCGCGGCGAGCGGGCCGAGCACCCACCACCCGACGAGCGGGCAGAGGGCGGCGAGGCCGAAGGCGGCGGGCCAGGAGAGCAGCCCGACGGCGCCACCGAACAGCGGCGGGGCGAGCGCCACCGCCACGAAGAGGATCGTGTTCTGCAGGCCGAGGGCGGTGCCGACGCGGCCGGCGCCCGCCATCTCCGCCGCGGCCGCGAACGACACCCCGTTGCCGGCCATCGTCAGCACGCCCGCGACCACCAGCGCGGCGGCGGCGAGGCCGTCGGGGCCGCCGAGCACCGCGGCGGCGAGCCCGAGCGTGGCGGCGCCCGACGCCGCGAGCAGGCGCAGGGGGCCGAGGCGGCTGCCGACGCGGTCGGACCAGGCGCCCGCCGCGACCCGTGCGACGGCGCCGCCCACCTGGACCACCGCGAGCGTGAGGGCCGCGGCGCCCACCGACCAGCCGCGCTCCTCGTGGAGGTAGAGGGCGAGGAAGCTCAGCAGCGAGATCTGCGCGAGCACCACGCTCGCCGTGCCGAGCGACAACCGCCAGATCGCGGGGTCCCGCAGCGGACCGGCGGTGGGCGGCGGGTCGTCGACGGCCGCCGCGGGCGCATCGGGGCGCCGCAGGCCGAGCCCTGCGGCGAGGGCGCCCACCAGGCACGCGCCCGCCAGGGCGAGGAGGGCGGCCGACAGCCCGCCCGCGTGGACGGCGAGCGGGAGCAGGGCCGCGGCCACCGCGCCCCCGAGCGGCGTGGACATGTGACGCAGGCCGAGGGCGAAGCCCCGCTGCCGGGGGCCGAACCACGCCACGACGGCCCGGCCGCTCGCCGCGTTCGCGCTCGAGCCGAAGGCCCCCGCGAGCACGAGGCACGCCCCCAGCCCGACCGCGGTGTCGCTGAGCGACGCGAGGGCGAGCGCCCCCGCCGCACCGCTCAGGCCGATGCCGATGACGGCGCGCTCGCCGATGCGGTCGGCGAGCGCCCCCCACGCCAGGAGGGTCGCGATGATGCCGACGGTGGACGCGGCCAGCAGGGCGCCGGTCGCCGCGAGGGACAACCCGTACTCGTCGCGGATCTCGGGGGCGACGGCGGGGAGCCCGAGCTGGACGGCGGAGATGCCGGCCTGCGCCGTCATGCCGACCGCCAGCACCGCCCAGCGGTACCGCGAGGCGGGGGCGGCCAGGCTCAGCCGGTCACCCCTCGGCGGCCCGGCCGCCCAGGTGGCGCGCGAGGAAGCGCTCGATGGCGCCGTAGGCGTCCATCCGGTTCTCGGGCTTCACGAACCCGTGGCCCTCGTCGTCCTTGACCATGTACTCGACCTCGACGCCGCGGGCGCGCAGGGCCGCGACGATCTGGTCGGACTCGGCCTGGGTGACGCGGGGGTCGTTGGCCCCCTGGATGACGAGGAGCGGGGCGACGATGTCGTCGACCCGGTTGAGGGGGGAGCGGGCCTCGAGGTCGGCGAGCTGCTCCGGGTCGTCGGGGTCGCCGACGTACCGGAACCAGGTGCTCGCGAGGAGCGGCCGCCAGTACGGCGGGAACGACCGGACGAGCGTCACGAGGCTCGACGGGCCGACGACGCTCACCACCGCCGCGAAGACGTCGGGGGTGAAGGTCGCGCCGACGAGGGCCGCGTACCCGCCGTAGGAGCCGCCGTAGATGCCGACGCGGGAGCGGTCGGCGATGCCCTCGCCGACGAGCCACTCGACGGCGTCGATGAGGTCGTCGTGCATCCGCCCGGCGAACTCGCGCTCGGCGGCGTGCATGAACGCCTTGCCGAAGCCGGTGGAGCCCCGGTAGTTGACCTGCAGTACGGCGTAGCCGCGGTTCGCGAGGAGCTGGGCCTGGGGGTCGTACCCCCAGGCGTCGCGGGCCCACGGGCCACCGTGGACCACCAGCACCGCCGGCAGGTCGCGGGGCTCCGCGTCGAGCGGCAGCGTCAGGTACGAGTGGAGGCGCAGGCCGTCGCGCGAGGTGATGGTGACGGGCCGCATCGGCGCGAGCGTCGCGGGGTCGAGCCACGGCCGGGACCGGAACAGCAGCTCCGACTCGCCGGTGTCGCGGCGGTACAGGAAGGTCGCGCCGGGGTCGCGGTCGTCGTCGAAGGAGACGACCCACATCGTCTCCTCCGCGTCCTGGCCGGAGATGCGGGGGTCGCCGGGGTGCAGGGCCCGGACGCGCTCCCAGTCGCGGGCGAGGCGCTCGTCGAAGGCGTGCATCACCACGCGGTCGCGCAGGTAGACCGCGCCGAGCAGCTCGCCGGTGCGGTCGCTGATGATCGGGCCGGAGAGGTCGACCTCCTCGTCCGCGTCGATCTCGCGCTCCGAGCCGTCGGCGGGGTCGAGCTCGACGAGGCGCAGCAGGTCGCTGCCGCGGGCGCTCCCCACCCACAGGCGGGTGCCGTCCGGGGTGAACGCGAAGGGGTGGCCGCCGTCCTCGTTGGCGTACTCGGCGACGACCCGGAACTCCCCGGCCTCGTCGTCGCGCACCAGCAGCTCGTGGTCGCCGGCGGGCGTCTGCGCCCAGGCCGCGCGCACCCGGCCCTCGCGGTCGGCGAGCCAGCCGATGACGTTGCCCGGGTTGCGCCCGACCAGCTCGAGCCGTCCGGTCGCGAGGGTCAGCCGGTACGCGTCGAACAGCGCCCGGTCGCGCAGGTTCATCGACACGAGGACGTGGCGGGGCGTGGCCCGCGGCGCCCCGATCAGGCCGGCGCGGACCCCCGGGTACGGGGTCAGGTCGCGGGCGCGCCCCGCGCCGGTCGCGTCGACCGCGTGGAGGTGGGTGTTCTCGTCGCCGCCGGTGTCCTGCAGGTAGAGGATCCGGGTGGCGTCGCGCGACCACAGGTAGGACCGCACGCCCCGGTCGCGGTCGTCGGTCACCGGCACGGCGTCGCCCCCGTCGATGTCCCGCACCCAGACGTTCAGCACGCCGTCGCGGGGGGCGACCCACGACAGGCGGCGCCCGTCCGGGGAGGGCCGCGCGAGGGCCCGCTCCGGGTTGTCGAAGAGGTGGCGGAGCGGGATCAGGGGTGTCGTCATCGCCCGGCATGGTGGCACGTCGGCGGGGCCGGGCGCCGGGGCGCCGCTGGTAGTCTCGCGCCCGTGAGAGCCGGGACGCGCCGATGAGGGAGCTGATCGGCCGCGTGGTCGGCGGCTACCGGATCGACTCGGAGCTCGGCCGCGGTGGACAGGCGGTCGTGTACCGCGCCACGCAGCTCTCGCTGCAGCGCACCGTCGCCCTCAAGGTGGTCGCCGGGCAGCTCTCCGCGGACGCCAGCTTCCTCGAGCGCTTCACCCGCGAGGGCATCGCCGCCGCCAGCCTCGACCACCCCCACATCATCCCCGTGTTCGAGGCCGGCG
Proteins encoded in this region:
- a CDS encoding MFS transporter; the encoded protein is MLAVGMTAQAGISAVQLGLPAVAPEIRDEYGLSLAATGALLAASTVGIIATLLAWGALADRIGERAVIGIGLSGAAGALALASLSDTAVGLGACLVLAGAFGSSANAASGRAVVAWFGPRQRGFALGLRHMSTPLGGAVAAALLPLAVHAGGLSAALLALAGACLVGALAAGLGLRRPDAPAAAVDDPPPTAGPLRDPAIWRLSLGTASVVLAQISLLSFLALYLHEERGWSVGAAALTLAVVQVGGAVARVAAGAWSDRVGSRLGPLRLLAASGAATLGLAAAVLGGPDGLAAAALVVAGVLTMAGNGVSFAAAAEMAGAGRVGTALGLQNTILFVAVALAPPLFGGAVGLLSWPAAFGLAALCPLVGWWVLGPLAARERRPGAAAGSP
- a CDS encoding S9 family peptidase; this encodes MTTPLIPLRHLFDNPERALARPSPDGRRLSWVAPRDGVLNVWVRDIDGGDAVPVTDDRDRGVRSYLWSRDATRILYLQDTGGDENTHLHAVDATGAGRARDLTPYPGVRAGLIGAPRATPRHVLVSMNLRDRALFDAYRLTLATGRLELVGRNPGNVIGWLADREGRVRAAWAQTPAGDHELLVRDDEAGEFRVVAEYANEDGGHPFAFTPDGTRLWVGSARGSDLLRLVELDPADGSEREIDADEEVDLSGPIISDRTGELLGAVYLRDRVVMHAFDERLARDWERVRALHPGDPRISGQDAEETMWVVSFDDDRDPGATFLYRRDTGESELLFRSRPWLDPATLAPMRPVTITSRDGLRLHSYLTLPLDAEPRDLPAVLVVHGGPWARDAWGYDPQAQLLANRGYAVLQVNYRGSTGFGKAFMHAAEREFAGRMHDDLIDAVEWLVGEGIADRSRVGIYGGSYGGYAALVGATFTPDVFAAVVSVVGPSSLVTLVRSFPPYWRPLLASTWFRYVGDPDDPEQLADLEARSPLNRVDDIVAPLLVIQGANDPRVTQAESDQIVAALRARGVEVEYMVKDDEGHGFVKPENRMDAYGAIERFLARHLGGRAAEG